In one window of Bacteroidia bacterium DNA:
- the ribD gene encoding bifunctional diaminohydroxyphosphoribosylaminopyrimidine deaminase/5-amino-6-(5-phosphoribosylamino)uracil reductase RibD: protein MRAHLEADEVFMSRCLQLAALGAGNVAPNPMVGCVITIGDEAAPYGQRIIGEGYHQQFGGPHAEVNAVAAVRDPNLLRKARVYVNLEPCSHLGKTPPCTRLLIEKEIPEVVIGCEDPHKLVAGSGISALQKAGCTVKTGVLEKQSIYLNRRFFTWHQKQRPYILLKWAQTSDGFIARKDYSSKWISNQYSRAFVHKFRSTESAIMVGTRTALFDDPALNVRNWSGKDPLRIVIDRQLKIPASAQIFAKTGKIVIFNEHKNGEERNVSFRKIAFGEDGLAAMLNELFNMKVLSVLVEGGAALLNSFIEKDLWDEARVFTAPVYFTEGIPAPVLSKTPVARHSIDHDVMNHYLNL from the coding sequence TTGCGCGCCCATTTGGAAGCTGATGAAGTATTCATGTCGCGTTGCCTTCAATTGGCAGCTTTAGGCGCAGGAAATGTGGCACCGAATCCTATGGTGGGGTGTGTGATCACCATCGGGGATGAAGCCGCACCTTATGGCCAAAGGATCATTGGCGAAGGCTATCATCAGCAGTTTGGTGGTCCTCATGCCGAGGTGAATGCAGTGGCAGCGGTCAGAGATCCCAACTTGCTTAGAAAAGCGCGGGTTTATGTAAATCTTGAACCTTGCAGCCATCTTGGGAAAACGCCTCCCTGCACACGGCTCCTGATTGAGAAGGAAATTCCAGAGGTTGTGATTGGATGCGAGGATCCCCATAAGCTCGTAGCCGGAAGCGGGATCAGCGCCCTTCAAAAGGCAGGATGCACGGTGAAAACGGGTGTGCTGGAAAAGCAATCCATTTACCTGAATCGCAGATTTTTTACCTGGCACCAGAAACAGCGGCCCTATATTCTGTTGAAATGGGCGCAAACCAGCGATGGATTCATTGCAAGGAAAGATTATTCTTCGAAATGGATAAGCAACCAGTATAGCCGGGCTTTCGTCCATAAATTCAGAAGCACGGAAAGCGCAATAATGGTGGGTACCAGAACTGCACTTTTTGATGATCCGGCATTAAACGTCCGGAACTGGTCTGGAAAAGATCCTCTAAGAATTGTAATTGACCGGCAGCTTAAAATCCCTGCTTCTGCTCAAATTTTTGCTAAAACAGGAAAAATTGTGATTTTCAATGAACATAAAAATGGCGAGGAACGGAATGTGAGTTTCCGGAAGATCGCGTTCGGAGAGGATGGATTGGCGGCAATGCTGAATGAGCTATTCAATATGAAGGTATTGTCAGTATTAGTTGAAGGAGGTGCCGCGCTCTTAAATTCCTTCATTGAAAAGGATCTGTGGGATGAGGCAAGGGTTTTTACCGCCCCGGTTTATTTTACAGAAGGTATTCCTGCTCCCGTTCTCAGCAAGACCCCTGTTGCCCGGCATTCCATTGATCATGATGTAATGAACCACTACCTTAATTTATAA
- a CDS encoding SDR family NAD(P)-dependent oxidoreductase, with protein sequence MEIKDKVAFVTGVSKGIGQAVVSQLLEKGAHVCGLGKTRPGYSHERFSFYETNVRESGSVKRSVAEALARHDGRVDILINNAGLGYFGPLEEMPLEQWHEIFEVNVNGTFFTCRETIPVMKKHGRGHIINVSSIAGLQGQAQGAAYCGAKHAVRGISDSLFRELRDFNIKVTAIFPGSTKTNFFDNAQGIDAHDNMMMPEDVAGQILRIIETPDNFVINSLEFRPLQPRPAKK encoded by the coding sequence ATGGAAATAAAGGATAAAGTAGCTTTCGTAACGGGGGTGAGCAAAGGAATAGGACAGGCAGTGGTCAGCCAACTGCTGGAAAAAGGTGCTCATGTTTGCGGCCTGGGCAAGACTCGTCCCGGCTACAGCCATGAGCGTTTCAGCTTTTATGAAACCAACGTCCGGGAATCCGGATCTGTGAAGCGATCCGTTGCGGAGGCGCTTGCCCGCCATGATGGCCGGGTGGATATCCTGATCAATAATGCCGGGCTTGGATATTTCGGCCCGCTGGAAGAAATGCCCCTGGAGCAATGGCATGAGATATTCGAGGTGAACGTAAACGGTACTTTTTTTACCTGCCGGGAAACGATACCCGTCATGAAGAAGCACGGACGTGGTCATATCATCAATGTTTCTTCCATAGCCGGGCTGCAAGGGCAGGCCCAGGGCGCAGCATATTGCGGAGCCAAACATGCCGTGCGCGGCATTTCCGATTCGCTCTTCCGGGAACTCCGTGACTTCAATATAAAGGTGACGGCTATTTTTCCCGGGTCCACCAAAACGAACTTTTTTGACAATGCTCAGGGTATTGATGCGCATGATAACATGATGATGCCGGAGGACGTAGCCGGGCAAATTCTCAGGATTATTGAAACACCGGATAATTTCGTTATCAACTCGTTGGAGTTCCGCCCACTGCAACCCAGGCCGGCAAAGAAGTAG
- a CDS encoding DUF2188 domain-containing protein, which produces MANQLDNELGVCLHVVRHNEKWAVKAGEFSLPSFIFDSRDEAIRKARELSLTDEGEVIVHSLEQGESDHKTAPVNGSPPDDDNFKIFRHPKGWAVSNGSVEHPLFIYPEASDAISKAKELSQLYSKPFSFRSRMA; this is translated from the coding sequence ATGGCTAACCAACTTGACAATGAACTTGGCGTCTGCCTGCACGTAGTACGGCACAATGAAAAATGGGCCGTAAAAGCAGGAGAATTTTCGCTGCCTTCCTTTATTTTCGATTCCAGGGATGAGGCCATCCGCAAGGCGCGGGAGCTATCTCTTACGGATGAGGGGGAGGTAATTGTTCACTCCCTTGAGCAGGGTGAATCAGACCATAAAACAGCCCCTGTGAATGGCTCCCCTCCGGATGACGATAATTTCAAAATATTCCGGCATCCTAAGGGTTGGGCTGTGAGCAACGGATCTGTGGAGCATCCTTTATTTATTTACCCGGAAGCCTCTGATGCGATTTCTAAGGCAAAAGAACTAAGCCAATTGTATTCAAAGCCTTTTAGTTTCAGAAGTCGAATGGCATAA